One segment of Chionomys nivalis chromosome 1, mChiNiv1.1, whole genome shotgun sequence DNA contains the following:
- the Peg10 gene encoding LOW QUALITY PROTEIN: retrotransposon-derived protein PEG10 (The sequence of the model RefSeq protein was modified relative to this genomic sequence to represent the inferred CDS: inserted 1 base in 1 codon), producing the protein MRNKRVLRTRRRRRPRGAQDPGHPPQSEATPGRFPPTTTMATGGGFDCPPPPPPPPPNNNNNNNKPKSPCVPNNNQRRRRRHGEISGESSGFREQQVVRPTVRNNSLHTQVEMFPGHNGNFGNFGNFGNFGNLGNLRSPRSPRSPRSLRSLRSLRSFRNLRDHVEVEVEPEPQHIQIRVRPEDSDDDLALQGAAAAAAPAIFFDDDCLEDLPEKFDGNPDMLGQFISQCQTFMERSNRDFSVDRIRVCFVTSMLTGRAARWASAKLERSSYLMHNYRAFMMELKHVFEDPQRREAAKRKIRRLRQGMGSVAEYANSFQMIAHDLDWNEHALVDQFLEGLSEQIREEVSRHELPNTLSALISLAIHIERRQARAAAAAARKHRPDPPRALVMPQNHQPDPTEPVGGARMRLTQEEKERRRKLNLCLYCGSGGHYADNCPAKASKNSPXGKLPGPAVEGPSATGPERIRSPPPEASTPHLQVMLQIHIPGRHTLFVRAMIDSGASGNFIDQDYVIQNGIPLRIKEWPIMVEAIDGHPIASGPIVLETHHLIVDLGDHRELLSFDVTQSPFFPIVLGIRWLSTHDPHITWSTRSIVFNSDYCRYRCRMYSQIPPALLLPPYPPHPPFFYHVDGYRVFHPVRYYYVQNVYTPVDEHVYPGHRLVDPHIEMIPGAHSIPSGHVYSLSESEMAALRDFVDRNVKNGLMTPTVAPNGAQVLQVKRGWKLQVTYNCRAPHNCTVQNQYVRMTLPNMADHAHLATYGEFVPHIHGYHHHHHHIPVYAYAGHQVMFAWYPVGRDIHGRMILTPVVITWCPHWYRHHPHPVPQYPPPPPPPPPPPPPPPPPPPPSYSTL; encoded by the exons ATGcg GAATAAGCGTGTTTTGAGAACCAGGAGGAGACGCCGACCACGAGGGGCCCAGGATCCAGGGCACCCTCCCCAGAGTGAGGCAACACCTGGGAGGttccctcccaccaccaccatggCTACCGGGGGTGGTTTCGACTGcccgccccctcctccccctcctccccccaacaacaacaacaacaacaacaagcccaAGAGCCCCTGCGTGCCCAACAACAAccagcgccgccgccgccgccatggTGAGATCTCTGGAGAGAGCAGTGGCTTCAGAGAGCAGCAGGTGGTCAGACCGACCGTGAGGAACAACAGCCTGCACACCCAGGTGGAGATGTTCCCAGGCCACAACGGCAATTTTGGCAATTTTGGCAATTTTGGCAATTTTGGCAATCTTGGCAATCTTCGCAGCCCTCGCAGTCCTCGCAGTCCTCGCAGCCTTCGCAGCCTGCGCAGCCTGCGCAGCTTTCGCAACCTTCGCGATCATGTGGAAGTCGAAGTTGAACCAGAACCTCAACACATTCAGATCCGGGTCCGCCCAGAAGACAGTGACGATGACCTTGCGCTCCAGGGTGCTGCAGCGGCCGCTGCTCCAGCCATCTTCTTTGACGATGACTGTCTTGAAGACCTTCCTGAGAAGTTTGATGGCAACCCTGACATGCTGGGTCAGTTCATTTCCCAGTGCCAGACCTTCATGGAGAGGAGCAACAGAGATTTCTCTGTTGATCGTATCCGTGTATGCTTCGTGACAAGCATGCTGACCGGCCGAGCCGCCCGCTGGGCTTCTGCTAAGCTGGAACGATCCAGTTACCTGATGCACAACTACCGTGCCTTTATGATGGAGTTGAAGCATGTCTTTGAAGACCCTCAGAGACGTGAAGCTGCCAAACGCAAGATCAGACGTCTGCGCCAGGGCATGGGATCTGTTGCCGAGTACGCCAACTCATTCCAGATGATTGCCCATGATCTGGATTGGAATGAGCACGCTCTAGTTGACCAGTTCCTTGAAGGCCTCAGCGAACAAATTCGTGAGGAGGTGTCTCGCCACGAGCTCCCAAACACCCTGTCTGCTCTGATCAGTCTTGCCATTCACATTGAGAGAAGACAGGCCcgcgccgctgctgctgctgctcgcAAGCACCGACCTGATCCACCCAGGGCCCTGGTGATGCCTCAGAACCACCAGCCTGATCCTACTGAGCCCGTGGGAGGTGCCCGCATGCGCCTGacccaggaagaaaaagaaagacgcCGCAAACTGAACTTATGTCTATACTGCGGCAGTGGAGGCCACTACGCTGATAACTGTCCAGCGAAGGCCTCCAAAAATTCAC TCGGGAAACTCCCCGGCCCCGCTGTAGAGGGACCTTCAGCGACTGGGCCAGAAAGAATAAGGTCCCCACCCCCCGAGGCTTCGACTCCGCACCTGCAAGTGATGCTCCAGATCCATATCCCGGGCCGACACACCCTGTTTGTCCGAGCTATGATTGATTCTGGCGCATCCGGCAACTTCATCGATCAAGACTACGTCATCCAAAATGGGATTCCTCTAAGAATCAAAGAATGGCCAATCATGGTGGAAGCGATAGATGGGCATCCTATAGCCTCGGGCCCAATTGTTCTAGAAACACACCACCTGATTGTTGACCTGGGTGACCACCGAGAACTACTGTCTTTTGATGTGACTCAGTCTCCGTTCTTTCCCATTGTCCTGGGAATTCGTTGGCTGAGCACACACGACCCTCACATTACCTGGAGCACTCGCTCCATTGTCTTCAACTCCGATTACTGCCGATATCGCTGCCGGATGTATTCCCAGATACCTCCTGCTCTGTTGCTACCGCCTTATCCTCCACATCCACCGTTCTTCTACCACGTGGATGGATACAGAGTTTTCCACCCTGTGAGGTATTACTACGTCCAGAATGTGTACACACCTGTGGATGAGCACGTCTACCCGGGTCACCGGCTGGTTGACCCCCACATAGAGatgatccctggagctcacagcATTCCCAGTGGACATGTGTACTCGTTGTCTGAATCTGAAATGGCTGCCCTGCGAGATTTCGTGGACAGGAACGTGAAGAATGGACTCATGACTCCGACCGTGGCTCCCAACGGAGCCCAGGTCCTGCAAGTGAAGAGAGGGTGGAAACTCCAAGTCACGTACAATTGCAGAGCTCCACACAACTGCACAGTCCAAAATCAGTACGTTCGCATGACTCTTCCAAACATGGCAGACCATGCACACCTGGCAACCTACGGTGAATTTGTCCCTCACATTCACGggtaccaccaccatcatcaccatatCCCTGTCTATGCCTACGCAGGTCATCAGGTGATGTTTGCATGGTACCCAGTGGGACGAGATATACATGGAAGAATGATCCTCACCCCTGTTGTGATCACCTGGTGTCCACATTGGTACCGCCATCATCCTCATCCGGTACCCCAGTATcctcctccgccgccgccgccacctccGCCGCCTCCTCCGCcgccacctccaccacctccatctTACAGTACCTTGTAA